One stretch of Oncorhynchus keta strain PuntledgeMale-10-30-2019 chromosome 18, Oket_V2, whole genome shotgun sequence DNA includes these proteins:
- the tp53i13 gene encoding uncharacterized protein tp53i13 isoform X1 — protein MSPPVSTLLSGLWLCLVLSRAARPMWKACDNGKLLLGRDLPPSVVWSCPVISWPESTTRKIASIDTKYPPQRIEHICMDTPITYNHTIPNSGAHRTVGAESGEYLYCPPQRWLNNLQHGATVLLYHPCAPVRQRDLLSVLGHCCLSDYIITAHPDLSKHRPLALVSWGRTLELSHVTTSEVCDWLQSTAAHGNRGAVDQSRQYNLLLTQPADHKHAYPKQKSLRQCCEETLSLLDGWLEVTDWRRGRVRKSRAALRKEGEKERRTTLDRTEPNRVQKHGTTLQPEAQGQATVRDTQGGTDRELKVTQPHRRENDTNEKDPRGKVRETDWVNQNEAEDKRQSGKTGDIQEREEKSSRHEGETQPVDSPTKRKKPLSQSQPKQLAVTQANSQDRRADCDGRVGHCECTETIAPLGAAVVGPGDRMLPTPRTDEAVWAAAALGFLLVLLVLSVLHTRLYRHWRTTPSMYWHDSKQDYDRVADVIHRRLKMPGRRKRRASKSRRQECVLLPPSSSTEEDE, from the exons ATGTCTCCACCAGTGTCGACTCTGCTGTCCGGACTGTGGCTGTGCTTGGTTCTGTCCCGTGCTGCTAGGCCGATGTGGAAAGCTTGTGACAATGGCAAG CTCTTGCTGGGGAGAGACCTGCCCCCGTCAGTTGTGTGGAGCTGTCCTGTGATTTCCTGGCCAGAGTCCACTACCCGG AAGATTGCTAGCATTGACACAAAGTATCCCCCACAG CGGATCGAGCACATATGCATGGACACACCCATCACATACAATCACACTATCCCCAACAG TGGTGCTCACCGGACTGTAGGAGCAGAGAGTGGAGAGTACCTGTACTGCCCCCCTCAGCGCTGGCTCAACAACCTGCAG catggAGCAACAGTGTTGCTGTACCATCCGTGTGCTCCTGTTCGTCAGCGTGACCTGCTGTCTGTCCTGGgccactgctgtctgtctgactacaTCATAACGGCACACCCTGACCTCAGCAAACACAGA CCGTTAGCGCTGGTGTCCTGGGGTCGCACGCTGGAGCTGTCCCATGTGACCACGTCGGAGGTCTGTGATTGGCTGCAGTCGACGGCGGCACACGGGAACCGCGGCGCCGTGGATCAAAGCAGACAGTATAACTTGCTGTTGACCCAACCTGCAGATCACAAACACGCATACCCAAAGCAAAAG TCTCTGAGGCAGTGCTGTGAGGAGACCCTCTCTCttctggatggatggttggaggtgacagactggaggagagggagggtccGCAAGAGCCGAGCTGCACtcaggaaggagggggagaaagagagacggaccACCCTGGACAGAACCGAGCCGAACAGAGTCCAGAAACATGGAACCACACTCCAACCTGAAGCACAGGGCCAAGCCACAGTGAGGGATACACAGGGAGGCACGGACCGAGAACTCAAAGTGACTCAACCTCACCGCAGAGAAAATGACACTAATGAAAAAGATCCCAGAGGCAaagtgagagaaacagactggGTGAACCAGAACGAAGCAGAGGACAAGAGGCAGAGCGGGAAAACGGGAgacatccaggagagagaggagaagagcagcAGACACGAGGGAGAGACACAGCCCGTGGACTCTCCAACCAAGAGGAAAAAGCCTCTGTCTCAGAGTCAGCCCAAACAGCTGGCTGTCACTCAGGCAAACAGCCAGGACAGGAGAGCAGACTGTGATGGTAGGGTGGGCCACTGCGAGTGCACTGAGACCATAGCTCCGCTAGGGGCCGCTGTGGTTGGACCCGGTGACAGGATGCTGCCCACTCCGCGGACAGACGAGGCGGTGTGGGCGGCGGCGGCGTTGGGCTTCCTCCTGGTGCTGCTGGTGCTGTCCGTGCTGCACACGCGCCTCTACCGCCACTGGCGCACAACACCCAGCATGTACTGGCACGACTCCAAGCAGGACTACGACAGGGTGGCAG atgtgatccacaggaggctgaagatgccagggaggaggaagaggagggcgtCCAAGAGCCGAAGACAGGAGTGTGTCCTCCTACCGCCCAGCTCCAGCACAGAGGAGGACGAGTAG
- the tp53i13 gene encoding uncharacterized protein tp53i13 isoform X3, which yields MDTPITYNHTIPNSGAHRTVGAESGEYLYCPPQRWLNNLQHGATVLLYHPCAPVRQRDLLSVLGHCCLSDYIITAHPDLSKHRPLALVSWGRTLELSHVTTSEVCDWLQSTAAHGNRGAVDQSRQYNLLLTQPADHKHAYPKQKSLRQCCEETLSLLDGWLEVTDWRRGRVRKSRAALRKEGEKERRTTLDRTEPNRVQKHGTTLQPEAQGQATVRDTQGGTDRELKVTQPHRRENDTNEKDPRGKVRETDWVNQNEAEDKRQSGKTGDIQEREEKSSRHEGETQPVDSPTKRKKPLSQSQPKQLAVTQANSQDRRADCDGRVGHCECTETIAPLGAAVVGPGDRMLPTPRTDEAVWAAAALGFLLVLLVLSVLHTRLYRHWRTTPSMYWHDSKQDYDRVADVIHRRLKMPGRRKRRASKSRRQECVLLPPSSSTEEDE from the exons ATGGACACACCCATCACATACAATCACACTATCCCCAACAG TGGTGCTCACCGGACTGTAGGAGCAGAGAGTGGAGAGTACCTGTACTGCCCCCCTCAGCGCTGGCTCAACAACCTGCAG catggAGCAACAGTGTTGCTGTACCATCCGTGTGCTCCTGTTCGTCAGCGTGACCTGCTGTCTGTCCTGGgccactgctgtctgtctgactacaTCATAACGGCACACCCTGACCTCAGCAAACACAGA CCGTTAGCGCTGGTGTCCTGGGGTCGCACGCTGGAGCTGTCCCATGTGACCACGTCGGAGGTCTGTGATTGGCTGCAGTCGACGGCGGCACACGGGAACCGCGGCGCCGTGGATCAAAGCAGACAGTATAACTTGCTGTTGACCCAACCTGCAGATCACAAACACGCATACCCAAAGCAAAAG TCTCTGAGGCAGTGCTGTGAGGAGACCCTCTCTCttctggatggatggttggaggtgacagactggaggagagggagggtccGCAAGAGCCGAGCTGCACtcaggaaggagggggagaaagagagacggaccACCCTGGACAGAACCGAGCCGAACAGAGTCCAGAAACATGGAACCACACTCCAACCTGAAGCACAGGGCCAAGCCACAGTGAGGGATACACAGGGAGGCACGGACCGAGAACTCAAAGTGACTCAACCTCACCGCAGAGAAAATGACACTAATGAAAAAGATCCCAGAGGCAaagtgagagaaacagactggGTGAACCAGAACGAAGCAGAGGACAAGAGGCAGAGCGGGAAAACGGGAgacatccaggagagagaggagaagagcagcAGACACGAGGGAGAGACACAGCCCGTGGACTCTCCAACCAAGAGGAAAAAGCCTCTGTCTCAGAGTCAGCCCAAACAGCTGGCTGTCACTCAGGCAAACAGCCAGGACAGGAGAGCAGACTGTGATGGTAGGGTGGGCCACTGCGAGTGCACTGAGACCATAGCTCCGCTAGGGGCCGCTGTGGTTGGACCCGGTGACAGGATGCTGCCCACTCCGCGGACAGACGAGGCGGTGTGGGCGGCGGCGGCGTTGGGCTTCCTCCTGGTGCTGCTGGTGCTGTCCGTGCTGCACACGCGCCTCTACCGCCACTGGCGCACAACACCCAGCATGTACTGGCACGACTCCAAGCAGGACTACGACAGGGTGGCAG atgtgatccacaggaggctgaagatgccagggaggaggaagaggagggcgtCCAAGAGCCGAAGACAGGAGTGTGTCCTCCTACCGCCCAGCTCCAGCACAGAGGAGGACGAGTAG
- the tp53i13 gene encoding uncharacterized protein tp53i13 isoform X2, translating to MSPPVSTLLSGLWLCLVLSRAARPMWKACDNGKLLLGRDLPPSVVWSCPVISWPESTTRIASIDTKYPPQRIEHICMDTPITYNHTIPNSGAHRTVGAESGEYLYCPPQRWLNNLQHGATVLLYHPCAPVRQRDLLSVLGHCCLSDYIITAHPDLSKHRPLALVSWGRTLELSHVTTSEVCDWLQSTAAHGNRGAVDQSRQYNLLLTQPADHKHAYPKQKSLRQCCEETLSLLDGWLEVTDWRRGRVRKSRAALRKEGEKERRTTLDRTEPNRVQKHGTTLQPEAQGQATVRDTQGGTDRELKVTQPHRRENDTNEKDPRGKVRETDWVNQNEAEDKRQSGKTGDIQEREEKSSRHEGETQPVDSPTKRKKPLSQSQPKQLAVTQANSQDRRADCDGRVGHCECTETIAPLGAAVVGPGDRMLPTPRTDEAVWAAAALGFLLVLLVLSVLHTRLYRHWRTTPSMYWHDSKQDYDRVADVIHRRLKMPGRRKRRASKSRRQECVLLPPSSSTEEDE from the exons ATGTCTCCACCAGTGTCGACTCTGCTGTCCGGACTGTGGCTGTGCTTGGTTCTGTCCCGTGCTGCTAGGCCGATGTGGAAAGCTTGTGACAATGGCAAG CTCTTGCTGGGGAGAGACCTGCCCCCGTCAGTTGTGTGGAGCTGTCCTGTGATTTCCTGGCCAGAGTCCACTACCCGG ATTGCTAGCATTGACACAAAGTATCCCCCACAG CGGATCGAGCACATATGCATGGACACACCCATCACATACAATCACACTATCCCCAACAG TGGTGCTCACCGGACTGTAGGAGCAGAGAGTGGAGAGTACCTGTACTGCCCCCCTCAGCGCTGGCTCAACAACCTGCAG catggAGCAACAGTGTTGCTGTACCATCCGTGTGCTCCTGTTCGTCAGCGTGACCTGCTGTCTGTCCTGGgccactgctgtctgtctgactacaTCATAACGGCACACCCTGACCTCAGCAAACACAGA CCGTTAGCGCTGGTGTCCTGGGGTCGCACGCTGGAGCTGTCCCATGTGACCACGTCGGAGGTCTGTGATTGGCTGCAGTCGACGGCGGCACACGGGAACCGCGGCGCCGTGGATCAAAGCAGACAGTATAACTTGCTGTTGACCCAACCTGCAGATCACAAACACGCATACCCAAAGCAAAAG TCTCTGAGGCAGTGCTGTGAGGAGACCCTCTCTCttctggatggatggttggaggtgacagactggaggagagggagggtccGCAAGAGCCGAGCTGCACtcaggaaggagggggagaaagagagacggaccACCCTGGACAGAACCGAGCCGAACAGAGTCCAGAAACATGGAACCACACTCCAACCTGAAGCACAGGGCCAAGCCACAGTGAGGGATACACAGGGAGGCACGGACCGAGAACTCAAAGTGACTCAACCTCACCGCAGAGAAAATGACACTAATGAAAAAGATCCCAGAGGCAaagtgagagaaacagactggGTGAACCAGAACGAAGCAGAGGACAAGAGGCAGAGCGGGAAAACGGGAgacatccaggagagagaggagaagagcagcAGACACGAGGGAGAGACACAGCCCGTGGACTCTCCAACCAAGAGGAAAAAGCCTCTGTCTCAGAGTCAGCCCAAACAGCTGGCTGTCACTCAGGCAAACAGCCAGGACAGGAGAGCAGACTGTGATGGTAGGGTGGGCCACTGCGAGTGCACTGAGACCATAGCTCCGCTAGGGGCCGCTGTGGTTGGACCCGGTGACAGGATGCTGCCCACTCCGCGGACAGACGAGGCGGTGTGGGCGGCGGCGGCGTTGGGCTTCCTCCTGGTGCTGCTGGTGCTGTCCGTGCTGCACACGCGCCTCTACCGCCACTGGCGCACAACACCCAGCATGTACTGGCACGACTCCAAGCAGGACTACGACAGGGTGGCAG atgtgatccacaggaggctgaagatgccagggaggaggaagaggagggcgtCCAAGAGCCGAAGACAGGAGTGTGTCCTCCTACCGCCCAGCTCCAGCACAGAGGAGGACGAGTAG